The following proteins are encoded in a genomic region of Cellulomonas sp. ES6:
- a CDS encoding phosphoenolpyruvate carboxylase, with protein MTDPQPSLEARRGLARHEVPDPLRNDVRMLGEFLGRVIRESGGDDLFDDVERVRSLTIRAHDEQDLSALAEAEELVASFSIERAQQVARAFTCYFHLANLAEEHHRVRVLRDREAELPAGELMQDDSLPAAIDALAQEVGRDEALRRLQELEFRPVLTAHPTEARRRSVSRAIRRISDLLAERDARAAGGGTSRAENDRRVLEEIDTLWRTSPLRTQKPTVLDEVRTVMNIFDTTLFETFPTVYRRLDDWLSGDGAGRRQPAVRPFVRLGSWIGGDRDGNPNVTAEVTRAAAALANEHVLGALEESARRISGKLTLDATGTPASAELTALWHRQRDLSEAAAAKAANEVRDQPHRRALRMIAERIAATRRRDADLSYAGPEELLADLDVVQQSLVAAGAERAAFGDLQRLVWQVQTFGFHLAELEVRQHSQVHAAALADIAEHGLDGELQPRTVEVLDTYRAIGAVQRRYGVAAARRYIVSFTQAPEHLSAVYELAELVFPDPATRPVIDAVPLFETFADLEASVDILEEMLTLPAVQARLAQNGRHVEVMLGYSDSSKDVGPVAATLALDVAQSRIAQWGQRHGLRLTLFHGRGGALGRGGGPANRAVLAQPPGSVDGRFKLTEQGEVIFARYGNPVIGERHIEQVAAATLLAGAPSTEKRNAAATGRFADLAAALDASSRTRFYELVRAPGFPQWFAQVTPLEEIGLLPIGSRPARRGLSVESLDDLRAIPWVFSWSQARTNLAGWFGLGTALQSVGDLAELQAAYDEWPLFSTMIDNVEMSLAKTDERLAERYLALGDRDDLAGLVLEEMALTRHWVLAITGSDSILARRRILGRAVQLRSPYVDALSLLQLRALRALRTGESEDHVEDNKRLLLLTVNGVAAGLQNTG; from the coding sequence GTGACCGACCCCCAGCCCTCGCTCGAGGCCCGCCGTGGCCTCGCGCGCCACGAGGTCCCCGACCCGCTGCGCAACGACGTCCGGATGCTCGGCGAGTTCCTCGGCCGCGTCATCCGGGAGTCCGGCGGCGACGACCTGTTCGACGACGTGGAGCGCGTGCGCTCCCTGACCATCCGGGCCCACGACGAGCAGGACCTGTCCGCGCTCGCCGAGGCCGAGGAGCTCGTCGCGTCGTTCAGCATCGAGCGCGCCCAGCAGGTGGCCCGCGCGTTCACCTGCTACTTTCACCTGGCGAACCTCGCCGAGGAGCACCACCGCGTCCGCGTGCTGCGCGACCGCGAGGCCGAGCTGCCCGCCGGTGAGCTCATGCAGGACGACTCCCTGCCCGCCGCCATCGACGCCCTGGCCCAGGAGGTCGGGCGCGACGAGGCGCTGCGCCGGCTCCAGGAGCTCGAGTTCCGCCCGGTGCTCACCGCGCACCCGACGGAGGCCCGGCGCCGCTCCGTGTCGCGGGCGATCCGCCGCATCTCGGACCTGCTGGCCGAGCGGGACGCGCGCGCCGCCGGCGGCGGCACCTCCCGTGCGGAGAACGACCGCCGCGTGCTCGAGGAGATCGACACGCTGTGGCGCACCTCCCCGCTGCGGACGCAGAAGCCGACGGTGCTCGACGAGGTCCGCACCGTCATGAACATCTTCGACACCACGCTGTTCGAGACGTTCCCCACCGTGTACCGCCGACTCGACGACTGGCTGAGCGGGGACGGCGCCGGGCGCCGGCAGCCCGCCGTGCGGCCGTTCGTGCGGCTCGGGTCGTGGATCGGCGGCGACCGTGACGGCAACCCGAACGTCACCGCCGAGGTGACGCGGGCCGCGGCGGCGCTCGCGAACGAGCACGTGCTCGGCGCGCTGGAGGAGTCCGCGCGGCGGATCTCCGGGAAGCTGACGCTCGACGCGACCGGCACGCCGGCCTCCGCGGAGCTCACCGCTCTCTGGCACCGGCAGCGCGACCTGTCCGAGGCGGCCGCCGCGAAGGCCGCGAACGAGGTCCGCGACCAGCCGCACCGCCGGGCGCTGCGGATGATCGCCGAGCGCATCGCGGCGACCCGGCGGCGCGACGCCGACCTGTCGTACGCCGGGCCGGAGGAGCTGCTCGCCGACCTCGACGTCGTGCAGCAGTCGCTCGTGGCCGCGGGTGCCGAGCGCGCCGCGTTCGGTGACCTGCAGCGCCTCGTGTGGCAGGTGCAGACCTTCGGGTTCCACCTGGCGGAGCTCGAGGTGCGGCAGCACTCGCAGGTGCACGCGGCGGCGCTCGCGGACATCGCCGAGCACGGCCTGGACGGCGAGCTGCAGCCCCGCACGGTCGAGGTGCTCGACACGTACCGCGCGATCGGGGCGGTGCAGCGCCGCTACGGCGTCGCGGCCGCGCGGCGGTACATCGTGTCGTTCACGCAGGCGCCCGAGCACCTGTCCGCCGTGTACGAGCTGGCGGAGCTCGTGTTCCCGGACCCGGCGACCCGGCCGGTCATCGACGCCGTCCCCCTGTTCGAGACGTTCGCGGATCTCGAGGCCAGCGTCGACATCCTCGAGGAGATGCTGACGCTGCCGGCCGTGCAGGCCCGGCTCGCGCAGAACGGCCGGCACGTCGAGGTCATGCTCGGCTACTCCGACTCCTCGAAGGACGTCGGGCCCGTGGCGGCGACCCTCGCCCTCGACGTCGCGCAGAGCCGGATCGCGCAGTGGGGCCAGCGCCACGGGCTGCGGCTCACGCTGTTCCACGGCCGCGGCGGCGCCCTCGGGCGTGGTGGCGGCCCCGCGAACCGCGCGGTGCTCGCGCAGCCGCCGGGCTCCGTCGACGGCCGCTTCAAGCTCACCGAGCAGGGCGAGGTCATCTTCGCGCGCTACGGCAACCCGGTGATCGGCGAGCGGCACATCGAGCAGGTCGCCGCGGCCACCCTGCTGGCCGGTGCGCCGTCCACGGAGAAGCGCAACGCCGCCGCGACGGGGCGGTTCGCCGACCTGGCCGCCGCGCTGGACGCGTCGTCCCGCACGCGGTTCTACGAGCTGGTGCGCGCCCCCGGGTTCCCGCAGTGGTTCGCGCAGGTGACCCCGCTGGAGGAGATCGGGCTGCTGCCCATCGGCTCGCGCCCGGCCCGCCGCGGCCTGTCCGTCGAGTCGCTGGACGACCTCCGGGCCATCCCGTGGGTGTTCTCCTGGTCGCAGGCGCGGACGAACCTCGCCGGCTGGTTCGGCCTCGGGACGGCGCTGCAGTCCGTCGGTGACCTCGCGGAGCTGCAGGCGGCGTACGACGAGTGGCCGCTGTTCAGCACGATGATCGACAACGTCGAGATGTCCCTGGCCAAGACGGACGAGCGGCTCGCCGAGCGCTACCTGGCGCTCGGCGACCGCGACGACCTGGCGGGCCTCGTGCTCGAGGAGATGGCGCTGACCCGGCACTGGGTGCTCGCCATCACCGGGTCGGACAGCATCCTCGCCCGCCGGCGGATCCTCGGCCGTGCCGTGCAGCTGCGCAGCCCGTACGTCGACGCGCTGTCCCTGCTGCAGCTGCGGGCCCTGCGGGCGCTGCGGACGGGCGAGTCGGAGGACCACGTCGAGGACAACAAGCGGCTGCTGCTGCTCACCGTGAACGGCGTCGCCGCCGGCCTGCAGAACACCGGCTGA
- a CDS encoding cobalamin-independent methionine synthase II family protein, producing the protein MIRSTDHVLTSHAGSLPRTPELIAANAAREAGEDPAGYEELLSAAVTDLVRRQVEIGIDVPGDGEFGKSMSSPIDYGAWWSYSFQRLGGLELRSGAEWLFADVQSGPGDVRVTGFARRRDRARFEEAYADPTSGVFHGGSPKPFPTAVAPLSYTGQAAVAQDVANLRSALDATGAREGFVTSIAPGSAARMANGYYATDEEYVWALADALREEYVAIIDAGLVLQIDDPSMAENWDQITPEPTVEDYVRFTERNVEALNHALRGLPQDRIRYHLCWGSWHGPHTTDLPMADIVSTMLKVDAGAYSFEAGNVRHEHEWRVWEDVALPEGKLILPGVVSHATNVVEHPEVVADRIERFARLVGRENVVAATDCGLGGRIHHQIAWAKLEALVEGARLATSRLWS; encoded by the coding sequence ATGATCCGCAGCACCGACCACGTCCTGACCAGCCACGCCGGCAGCCTGCCCCGCACCCCGGAGCTCATCGCCGCCAACGCCGCGCGCGAGGCCGGCGAGGACCCGGCCGGCTACGAGGAGCTGCTCTCCGCGGCGGTCACCGACCTGGTCCGGCGCCAGGTCGAGATCGGGATCGACGTCCCCGGCGACGGCGAGTTCGGCAAGTCGATGAGCAGCCCGATCGACTACGGCGCCTGGTGGTCGTACTCGTTCCAGCGCCTGGGTGGCCTGGAGCTGCGCAGCGGCGCCGAGTGGCTGTTCGCCGACGTGCAGTCCGGCCCGGGCGACGTCCGGGTGACCGGCTTCGCCCGCCGCCGCGACCGCGCCCGGTTCGAGGAGGCCTACGCCGACCCGACCAGCGGCGTGTTCCACGGCGGCTCGCCGAAGCCGTTCCCGACCGCCGTCGCCCCGCTGTCGTACACGGGTCAGGCGGCGGTGGCGCAGGACGTCGCGAACCTGCGCTCGGCGCTCGACGCCACCGGCGCCCGCGAGGGCTTCGTGACCTCGATCGCGCCCGGGTCGGCGGCCCGCATGGCCAACGGCTACTACGCCACCGACGAGGAGTACGTCTGGGCGCTCGCCGACGCGCTGCGCGAGGAGTACGTCGCGATCATCGACGCCGGCCTGGTGCTGCAGATCGACGACCCGTCGATGGCGGAGAACTGGGACCAGATCACCCCCGAGCCGACGGTCGAGGACTACGTGCGCTTCACCGAGCGCAACGTCGAGGCCCTCAACCACGCCCTGCGCGGCCTCCCGCAGGACCGCATCCGCTACCACCTGTGCTGGGGCTCCTGGCACGGGCCGCACACCACGGACCTGCCGATGGCCGACATCGTGTCCACGATGCTCAAGGTCGACGCCGGCGCGTACTCGTTCGAGGCGGGCAACGTCCGGCACGAGCACGAGTGGCGCGTCTGGGAGGACGTGGCGCTGCCCGAGGGCAAGCTCATCCTCCCGGGCGTCGTCTCCCACGCCACCAACGTCGTGGAGCACCCCGAGGTCGTCGCCGACCGCATCGAGCGGTTCGCGCGGCTCGTCGGGCGGGAGAACGTCGTCGCGGCCACCGACTGCGGCCTGGGCGGGCGCATCCACCACCAGATCGCGTGGGCGAAGCTCGAGGCCCTGGTCGAGGGCGCCCGCCTGGCGACCTCCCGCCTCTGGTCCTGA
- a CDS encoding alpha/beta fold hydrolase, whose translation MSSSPHPIVLVHGTRTSSAIWEDQVRALTHGGHATVAIDLPGHGSRSAERFTFEGGLAAIDDAVRSCDSPPLLVGLSLGGYMALAYAGEHEDRLAGVLLAGCSTDLKGKPLRAYRRASRRLVPALGLGGGTWHVVTDMLAALHGYSPLRDLRRLALPVWLVNGSRDPLRFGARRYLGANPGARLWVVPGAGHDVNSHAPVAFNRILLHVLRDLARRVPLPTPRLG comes from the coding sequence ATGTCCAGCTCACCGCACCCGATCGTCCTCGTGCACGGCACCCGGACGTCCTCCGCGATCTGGGAGGACCAGGTCCGGGCGCTGACGCACGGCGGCCACGCGACCGTCGCCATCGACCTGCCGGGCCACGGCAGCCGGTCCGCCGAGCGGTTCACGTTCGAGGGCGGGCTCGCGGCGATCGACGACGCCGTGCGCTCCTGCGACTCCCCGCCGCTGCTGGTCGGGCTGTCGCTCGGCGGCTACATGGCGCTGGCGTACGCCGGCGAGCACGAGGACCGCCTCGCCGGCGTCCTGCTCGCGGGCTGCTCCACCGACCTCAAGGGCAAGCCGCTGCGGGCCTACCGCCGCGCCTCCCGCCGGCTGGTCCCCGCGCTCGGCCTCGGCGGCGGCACCTGGCACGTCGTCACGGACATGCTCGCCGCGCTGCACGGCTACTCCCCGCTGCGGGACCTGCGCCGCCTGGCGCTGCCGGTCTGGCTCGTCAACGGCTCGCGCGACCCGCTGCGGTTCGGCGCCCGCCGCTACCTCGGGGCGAACCCGGGCGCGCGGCTGTGGGTGGTGCCGGGCGCCGGCCACGACGTCAACAGCCACGCCCCGGTCGCGTTCAACCGGATCCTGCTGCACGTGCTGCGGGACCTCGCGCGCCGCGTGCCCCTGCCCACGCCCCGCCTGGGCTGA
- a CDS encoding LuxR family transcriptional regulator: MTRSTAPFVARGEQVATLLAAVRRAASGEPGLVLLGADAGVGKTRLLGHTAQLATAEGATVVVAHCVDLGEIGLPYLPFADALLQLVTDGPAEVAAAVASRPALRRLLPAGSSDPAEPVGGDEQAERLQLFDGVAAVLSAAGRPGAPLVLVLEDLHWADASSRDLLRYLVARLRTEPVLVVGSYRADDLHRRHPLRPVLAELGRHPRVERVDLPPFTPDELRAFTTALAGRPVPEETLRRVVLRSEGNAYFAEELLRAPTDLPGTLADVLRARLEQLDPQVQRLVRAASAAGRRVAEPLLRAVVTGPGAGPEHHAAFDATLRDAVAHHVLGSEDGRIAFRHALLAEAVYADLLPGEQVSLHRDYLQAAGADPALATAAERAHHALLSHDQRLALVASREAAREAGRVLAPAEELRHLETVLRLWPGVPTAADDLGEERVDVLLAAAAAGGRAGLAERAVQMAREAVAEVDGSPAPRDRATARRVAALRTTLARHLLGAERVDEALRETDRALAGLDPGGTPDADRAWALATHARAALNSDLDEQAESAASAAVEEARAAGARDAEADALISLAMLVVDDATRAADLLGEALRRARDAGDVTTELRCTYNLGANRYYAGALDEAAAIISAGLDRAASAGLTWGPYGVELRLLQDIVRYARGDLTPPPASSDPGPPRAAAVVAGVQTYAAVARGDADAAGRSLELLRGPHGDTMITLIAGGCSVDALTWSGRLDEAVALAHELLDEIGRVWSDYFLGGIWLSALGIAALADQAAADRLAGRDPAPRLETGARLLNRAVVTADRGRPRGGQLGPEGRAWLARAHAEHARLTGAADPETWRRATEAFDYGYRYEHARTRWRWAEALVASGDRDGARVQAAAALADARAMGAAPLATALADLARRARLDLPGVATAGGDVLTAREAEVLALVAEGLSNRQIGERLYISGKTVSVHVSRVLAKLGAGGRAEAVAVAHRRGLLGAGPGGRPAGTAPSDGRGSPG, from the coding sequence ATGACACGGTCGACGGCCCCGTTCGTCGCGCGCGGCGAGCAGGTCGCGACGCTGCTCGCGGCCGTGCGCCGGGCGGCGTCGGGCGAGCCGGGCCTCGTGCTGCTCGGGGCGGACGCGGGGGTCGGCAAGACGCGGCTTCTCGGCCACACCGCGCAGCTCGCCACGGCGGAGGGCGCCACCGTCGTCGTCGCGCACTGCGTGGACCTGGGCGAGATCGGGCTGCCGTACCTGCCGTTCGCGGACGCCCTGCTGCAGCTCGTCACGGACGGCCCCGCCGAGGTCGCCGCCGCGGTGGCGTCCCGGCCCGCCCTGCGCCGCCTGCTGCCCGCCGGGTCGTCCGACCCCGCGGAGCCGGTCGGCGGCGACGAGCAGGCCGAGCGGCTCCAGCTCTTCGACGGCGTGGCCGCGGTGCTGTCGGCGGCGGGACGTCCCGGCGCGCCGCTGGTGCTCGTGCTGGAGGACCTGCACTGGGCGGACGCGTCGAGCCGCGACCTCCTGCGGTACCTCGTCGCCCGGCTGCGGACCGAGCCGGTGCTGGTCGTCGGGTCGTACCGCGCGGACGACCTGCACCGCCGGCACCCGCTGCGCCCGGTGCTCGCCGAGCTCGGGCGGCACCCCCGCGTCGAGCGCGTCGACCTGCCCCCGTTCACGCCCGACGAGCTGCGCGCGTTCACGACCGCGCTCGCCGGCCGGCCCGTCCCGGAGGAGACGCTGCGGCGCGTGGTGCTGCGCTCGGAGGGCAACGCGTACTTCGCCGAGGAGCTGCTCCGGGCGCCGACGGACCTGCCCGGCACGCTCGCCGACGTGCTGCGCGCGCGGCTCGAGCAGCTCGACCCGCAGGTCCAGCGGCTGGTGCGGGCCGCGTCCGCCGCGGGACGGCGCGTGGCGGAGCCGCTGCTGCGCGCGGTCGTGACCGGCCCCGGCGCCGGGCCGGAGCACCACGCGGCGTTCGACGCGACGCTGCGGGACGCCGTCGCCCACCACGTGCTCGGCAGCGAGGACGGCCGGATCGCGTTCCGGCACGCGCTGCTCGCCGAGGCCGTCTACGCGGACCTGCTGCCCGGCGAGCAGGTCTCCCTGCACCGCGACTACCTGCAGGCGGCCGGGGCCGACCCGGCGCTGGCGACGGCGGCCGAGCGCGCGCACCACGCCCTGCTCTCGCACGACCAGCGGCTCGCGCTCGTCGCGTCCCGGGAGGCCGCGCGCGAGGCCGGTCGCGTCCTGGCCCCCGCCGAGGAGCTGCGCCACCTCGAGACCGTCCTGCGGCTCTGGCCGGGCGTGCCCACCGCCGCGGACGACCTCGGCGAGGAGCGCGTCGACGTGCTGCTCGCGGCGGCCGCGGCGGGAGGCCGGGCCGGTCTGGCGGAGCGCGCCGTGCAGATGGCACGGGAGGCGGTCGCGGAGGTCGACGGCTCCCCCGCCCCGCGGGACCGCGCCACCGCCCGGCGCGTGGCCGCGCTGCGCACCACACTGGCCCGGCACCTGCTGGGTGCCGAGCGCGTGGACGAGGCCCTGCGCGAGACCGACCGCGCCCTGGCCGGCCTGGACCCCGGCGGCACGCCGGACGCCGACCGCGCCTGGGCGCTCGCGACGCACGCCCGCGCCGCGCTGAACTCCGACCTGGACGAGCAGGCCGAGTCCGCCGCGAGCGCCGCGGTCGAGGAGGCGCGCGCGGCGGGGGCGCGCGACGCCGAGGCGGACGCCCTCATCTCGCTGGCGATGCTCGTGGTGGACGACGCCACGCGCGCCGCCGACCTGCTGGGCGAGGCCCTGCGGCGCGCGCGGGACGCCGGGGACGTCACGACCGAGCTGCGGTGCACCTACAACCTCGGGGCGAACAGGTACTACGCGGGGGCGCTCGACGAGGCGGCCGCGATCATCTCGGCGGGGCTCGACCGCGCGGCGTCCGCGGGCCTCACCTGGGGGCCGTACGGCGTCGAGCTGCGCCTGCTGCAGGACATCGTGCGCTACGCCCGGGGCGACCTCACGCCGCCGCCCGCCTCCTCCGACCCGGGACCGCCGCGCGCCGCCGCGGTCGTGGCCGGCGTGCAGACGTACGCCGCGGTCGCGCGGGGCGACGCCGACGCGGCCGGGCGGAGCCTGGAGCTGCTGCGCGGGCCCCACGGCGACACGATGATCACGCTCATCGCGGGCGGCTGCTCGGTCGACGCCCTGACGTGGTCCGGCCGCCTGGACGAGGCGGTGGCACTCGCGCACGAGCTGCTCGACGAGATCGGCCGGGTCTGGTCCGACTACTTCCTCGGCGGCATCTGGCTGTCCGCGCTGGGGATCGCGGCGCTGGCGGACCAGGCGGCGGCCGACCGGCTCGCCGGCCGCGACCCGGCGCCGCGCCTGGAGACGGGCGCCCGGCTGCTGAACCGCGCCGTCGTCACCGCCGACCGCGGCCGGCCCCGCGGGGGGCAGCTCGGCCCGGAGGGCCGGGCGTGGCTCGCCCGGGCGCACGCGGAGCACGCGCGGCTCACCGGCGCCGCCGACCCCGAGACCTGGCGGCGCGCCACGGAGGCGTTCGACTACGGCTACCGGTACGAGCACGCACGCACCCGGTGGCGCTGGGCGGAGGCCCTGGTCGCCTCCGGGGACCGCGACGGAGCCCGGGTCCAGGCCGCCGCGGCGCTGGCGGACGCCCGGGCGATGGGCGCCGCGCCGCTCGCCACCGCGCTGGCCGACCTGGCCCGCCGGGCGCGGCTCGACCTGCCGGGTGTGGCGACCGCGGGCGGCGACGTGCTCACCGCCCGCGAGGCGGAGGTGCTCGCGCTCGTCGCCGAGGGGCTGAGCAACCGCCAGATCGGCGAGCGCCTCTACATCAGCGGCAAGACCGTCTCCGTGCACGTCTCCCGGGTGCTCGCGAAGCTCGGGGCGGGCGGGCGCGCGGAGGCGGTGGCGGTCGCCCACCGGCGCGGCCTGCTCGGCGCGGGACCCGGCGGACGGCCCGCGGGCACGGCGCCGTCCGACGGCCGGGGCTCACCCGGGTGA
- a CDS encoding HAD-IA family hydrolase, which yields MTTPTGPAATTPSDTPRDVLAEVFDAVLLDMDGTLISSTRSVERCWLRLAQEFGMPTDDLSPFGFHGVPARDIVDLLLPDAPAEVRAAALDRVVELEVADTEGIEELPGAGDALTLLGAAGRAALVTSCGRRLAAARVGAVGLAVPTAVVTADDVARGKPDPEPYLAGAALLGADPRRCLVVEDAASGVAAGRAAGAATLGLRTTEPDGPAGADLVVADLAAVRFSVEEDGVRVHLR from the coding sequence ATGACGACGCCCACCGGCCCCGCCGCCACGACCCCGTCCGACACCCCGCGGGACGTCCTCGCGGAGGTCTTCGACGCCGTGCTGCTCGACATGGACGGGACGCTGATCTCCTCCACGCGGTCCGTCGAGCGGTGCTGGCTACGCCTCGCGCAGGAGTTCGGGATGCCGACCGACGACCTCAGCCCGTTCGGGTTCCACGGGGTGCCGGCGCGCGACATCGTCGACCTGCTGCTGCCGGACGCCCCGGCCGAGGTCCGGGCGGCCGCGCTCGACCGCGTGGTGGAGCTGGAGGTCGCGGACACCGAGGGCATCGAGGAGCTGCCGGGCGCCGGCGACGCCCTGACGCTGCTCGGGGCGGCGGGCAGGGCCGCCCTCGTGACGTCGTGCGGGCGGCGGCTCGCGGCCGCGCGGGTCGGCGCCGTCGGCCTCGCGGTGCCGACCGCGGTCGTCACGGCCGACGACGTCGCGCGCGGCAAGCCCGACCCGGAGCCGTACCTGGCCGGTGCCGCGCTGCTGGGGGCGGACCCGCGGCGGTGCCTCGTCGTCGAGGACGCCGCGTCCGGCGTGGCCGCGGGCCGCGCCGCGGGGGCCGCGACGCTCGGACTGCGCACCACGGAGCCCGACGGGCCCGCCGGCGCCGACCTCGTGGTGGCCGACCTCGCGGCGGTGCGGTTCTCCGTCGAGGAGGACGGCGTCCGGGTGCACCTGCGCTGA
- a CDS encoding PspC domain-containing protein has translation MTGIYEAMWRNGLVRPLDGRVLGGVCSGLARRFGMDAWPMRWLFVIVLIVLPGSPLLIYPLLWIFMPGEDWVARTHGPSAYDAAFPGSRPVQQPPYPPYQAQQPSAAQPDAGQPYPPAPGQGPQDPAAGPR, from the coding sequence ATGACCGGCATCTACGAGGCGATGTGGCGCAACGGCCTGGTGCGCCCGCTCGACGGCCGCGTGCTCGGCGGCGTGTGCAGCGGGCTCGCGCGACGGTTCGGCATGGACGCGTGGCCCATGCGGTGGCTGTTCGTGATCGTGCTGATCGTGCTGCCCGGGAGCCCGCTGCTGATCTACCCGCTGCTGTGGATCTTCATGCCGGGCGAGGACTGGGTGGCCCGGACGCACGGCCCCTCGGCCTACGACGCGGCCTTCCCCGGCTCGCGACCGGTGCAGCAGCCGCCGTACCCGCCGTACCAGGCGCAGCAGCCCTCCGCGGCGCAGCCCGACGCCGGTCAGCCGTACCCGCCCGCCCCGGGTCAGGGCCCGCAGGACCCGGCCGCCGGTCCGCGCTGA
- a CDS encoding DHA2 family efflux MFS transporter permease subunit, protein MAGGASTSGMTLGTAAGRGTLLATVLGSALVFLDGTIVGIALPTIADDLGATTAGLQWTVNGYALTLAALLLLGGSLGDRFGRRRLFLVGTVAFADASVLCALAPTVGLLVAARALQGVGGALLTPGSLAILQGSFAEQDRARAIGAWSGLSGAAGAIAPFLGGWIVEEAGWRWVFGINIPLAALVVVVALRWVPESSDPEAPRRLDWLGTVLAGTSLGALTWSLTAWSERGRADATVAAVGVAGVLALGAFVAAEARSDHAALPLRLFRWRPFAAVNLATLLVYAALTGIFFFLPVTLQVVVGWSPLAAGVAALPSTLLMLLLSARGGALGARIGPRIPMTAGPLLAGAGALLLAGIGPGTGYVAGVLPGVVVVGAGLVLTVAPLTATALGAAPDHLAGVASATNNAVARVAGLLAVAVLPLVAGVGAGLSDPTVLAGAHPVAMRACAVLMAAGAAVAAVGVPGSAAAVRPPDPRRVPRTEA, encoded by the coding sequence ATGGCGGGGGGCGCGAGCACGTCCGGGATGACGCTGGGCACGGCCGCGGGGCGCGGGACGCTGCTCGCCACGGTGCTCGGGTCCGCGCTGGTGTTCCTCGACGGGACGATCGTCGGGATCGCGCTGCCCACCATCGCGGACGACCTGGGCGCCACCACCGCGGGCCTGCAGTGGACCGTCAACGGCTACGCGCTGACGCTCGCCGCGCTGCTGCTGCTCGGCGGCTCGCTGGGCGACCGGTTCGGCCGCCGGCGGCTGTTCCTCGTCGGGACGGTGGCGTTCGCCGACGCGTCGGTGCTCTGCGCGCTCGCGCCGACCGTGGGGCTGCTCGTCGCCGCGCGGGCGCTGCAGGGCGTCGGCGGCGCCCTGCTCACCCCCGGGTCGCTGGCGATCCTGCAGGGCTCGTTCGCGGAGCAGGACCGGGCCCGCGCGATCGGGGCGTGGTCGGGCCTGTCGGGCGCGGCCGGCGCGATCGCCCCGTTCCTCGGCGGCTGGATCGTCGAGGAGGCCGGCTGGCGCTGGGTGTTCGGGATCAACATCCCGCTCGCCGCGCTGGTCGTCGTCGTCGCGCTGCGGTGGGTGCCGGAGTCGTCGGACCCCGAGGCGCCGCGCCGCCTCGACTGGCTCGGGACCGTCCTCGCCGGGACGAGCCTCGGGGCGCTGACGTGGTCGCTGACCGCCTGGTCGGAGCGCGGCCGGGCCGACGCCACGGTGGCCGCCGTCGGGGTCGCCGGCGTCCTGGCGCTGGGCGCCTTCGTTGCCGCCGAGGCCCGCTCCGACCACGCCGCGCTCCCGCTGCGGCTGTTCCGCTGGCGACCGTTCGCCGCCGTGAACCTGGCGACGCTGCTCGTGTACGCCGCGCTGACCGGGATCTTCTTCTTCCTGCCGGTGACGCTGCAGGTGGTCGTCGGCTGGTCACCGCTCGCGGCGGGCGTCGCGGCGCTGCCGTCCACGCTGCTGATGCTGCTGCTGTCCGCACGCGGCGGGGCCCTGGGCGCCCGGATCGGTCCCCGCATCCCCATGACCGCCGGGCCGCTGCTCGCGGGGGCGGGTGCGCTGCTGCTCGCCGGGATCGGGCCGGGCACCGGGTACGTCGCGGGCGTGCTGCCCGGGGTCGTCGTGGTCGGCGCGGGTCTGGTGCTCACCGTCGCGCCCCTGACAGCCACCGCCCTGGGCGCGGCGCCCGACCACCTCGCCGGCGTCGCGTCGGCCACGAACAACGCCGTCGCGCGGGTCGCGGGCCTGCTCGCGGTGGCCGTGCTGCCGCTCGTCGCCGGGGTCGGGGCGGGGCTGTCCGACCCGACGGTGCTGGCCGGTGCCCACCCGGTCGCCATGCGGGCGTGCGCGGTACTCATGGCCGCGGGTGCCGCGGTCGCGGCCGTCGGCGTCCCCGGGTCGGCGGCAGCCGTCCGCCCTCCCGACCCGCGCCGGGTCCCCCGGACGGAGGCCTGA
- a CDS encoding ATP-binding protein, with protein sequence MGDVRDLRSAPGARRADARAEHDELVLDARRSAPRAARHWIMHRVAASGVQGSANQVIELLTGEVVANAVVHGPEHGRVRVAVRIDHRGVRVSVSDESPAPPQVQHPAPTAVSGRGMALVEALSRTWGVDLHDGEGKTVWFVVDPEAD encoded by the coding sequence GTGGGTGACGTCAGGGACCTCCGTTCGGCGCCGGGAGCGAGGCGTGCGGACGCACGCGCGGAGCACGACGAGCTCGTCCTCGACGCCCGGCGCTCCGCCCCCCGCGCGGCGCGGCACTGGATCATGCACCGGGTCGCCGCGTCGGGCGTGCAGGGCTCCGCGAACCAGGTGATCGAGCTGCTGACGGGCGAGGTCGTCGCGAACGCCGTCGTGCACGGGCCGGAGCACGGCCGGGTGCGTGTCGCGGTCCGGATCGACCACCGCGGGGTGCGCGTGTCGGTGAGCGACGAGAGCCCCGCCCCTCCGCAGGTGCAGCACCCCGCGCCGACCGCGGTCTCCGGGCGCGGCATGGCGCTCGTGGAGGCGCTGTCACGGACGTGGGGCGTCGACCTGCACGACGGCGAGGGCAAGACGGTCTGGTTCGTCGTCGACCCCGAGGCCGACTGA